From Corvus moneduloides isolate bCorMon1 chromosome 4, bCorMon1.pri, whole genome shotgun sequence, one genomic window encodes:
- the NCAPH2 gene encoding condensin-2 complex subunit H2 isoform X3, whose protein sequence is MQPRRDSRRDSCQDVPCPALPVSRRQSIPCGILSPELRGLRLSLGRGGGLSSRHSSMDEADSRFLHLLQPIRDLTKNWEVDVAAQLAEYLGELDQISISFDNGKTTMNFLEAAMLIQGSACIYSKKVEHLYMLVHQALDSIFKKKKEKLPASLCLDSRDARAALSGRAKEFLSLDDILETSQASGSMRRNRQRAALSALPMPCRAVNIVRLTPMAVVPLDEAEKKKDPLLSGSGEVLGSRWDFQMNTCASHASGAFLLETAKFCPADLQLEQPLAAATAAPGSGPTEPPSAGCGTAPLPALSVPEEAGAAGPDDDDTAEALGDDMEVTLVPNEHIEAQRATPRSRGYVLRERPPSQDPKAHSKEEPDPWQSLDPFADSEEKPFRKGTPFLVPQGLEYVAGGKRKRRGPRKLQDFMGWFSTAYNTVTEGRKRRKGPTFADLELLYWRHFKERLAAHRKLQSRGEPPWEPELEQQERGADCEEGADDDFVEHKDAEPEASEELGEGSLDPPEPSYEELVRGHVELFVASSRKFMQETELSRHVRLWEERMEPLLREQETRAPFDVHAYGLALTRGTP, encoded by the exons ATGCAGCCTCGCCGGGATTCCCGCAGAGATTCCTGCCAGGATGTGCCCTGCCCCGCGCTCCCGGTGAGCCGCAGGCAGAGCATTCCCTGTGGGATCCTTTCTCCGGAGCTGCGGGGTTTGAGGCTGTCTTTGGGGCGCGGGGGGGGTCTCTCCAGCCGGCATTCCAGCATGGACGAGGCGGATTCCCGCTTCCtgcacctgctgcagcccatccGGGACCTCACCAAGAACTGGGAGGTGGACGTGGCCGCCCAGCTCGCCGAGTACCTGGGGGAG ctggatCAGATCAGCATTTCCTTCGACAACGGGAAAACCACCATGAATTTCCTGGAGGCAGCGATGCTGATCCAGGGCTCCGCCTGCATCTACAGCAAGAAG GTGGAACACCTGTACATGCTGGTCCACCAGGCGCTGGACAGCATCTTCAAGAAAAA GAAGGAGAAGCTTCCCGCCTCCCTGTGCCTCGACAGCCGGGATGCCCGCGCCGCCCTCTCGGGCAGGGCCAAGGAG TTCCTGTCCCTGGATGACATCCTGGAAACCAGCCAGGCCAGCGGGAGCATGAGGAGGAACCGGCAGCGTGCG GCTCTCTCTGCACTTCCCATGCCCTGCCGGGCTGTGAACATCGTTCGCCTGACCCCGATGGCCGTGGTGCCCCTGGACGAGGcggagaagaagaaagatccCCTCTTGAG CGGGAGCGGGGAGGTCCTGGGGAGCCGCTGGGATTTCCAGATGAACACCTGCGCCTCCCACGCCTCCGGCGCCTTCCTGCTGGAGACAGCCAAGTTCTGCCCCGCCgacctgcagctggagcagcccctggctgcagccacag cagctccaggatccGGCCCTACGGAGCCTCCGAGCGCTGGCTGCGGCACGGCCCCGCTGCCGGCACTGAGCGTCCCCGAGGAGGCAG gtgctgcaggaccTGACGATGACGACACTGCCGAGGCCCTGGGGGATGACATGGAAGTGACTCTGGTCCCTAACGAACACATTGAGGCTCAGAGG GCCACGCCCCGGTCCCGGGGGTACGTCCTGCGGGAGAGACCCCCCAGCCAGGACCCCAAAGCCCACAGCAAG gaggagcCGGATCCGTGGCAGAGCCTCGACCCCTTCGCAGACTCCGAGGAGAAGCCCTTTAGGAAAG gGACGCCCTTCCTGGTGCCGCAGGGCCTGGAGTACGTGGCTGGAGgcaagaggaagaggaggggccCGAGGAAGCTCCAGGATTTCATGGGCTGGTTCTCCACAGCCT ATAACACCGTCACAGAGGGCCGGAAAAGGAGGAAGGGCCCCACGTTTGCAG acctggagctgctctACTGGCGGCACTTCAAGGAGCGGCTGGCGGCGCACAGGAAGCTCCAGAGCCGGGGG GAGCCGCCGTGGGAGccggagctggagcagcaggagcgcGGGGCCGACTGCGAGGAAGGGGCAG ACGATGATTTTGTGGAGCACAAGGATGCGGAGCCCGAGGCGTcggaggagctgggggaaggatccctgg ACCCCCCTGAACCCTCATACGAGGAGCTGGTGCGCGGACACGTG GAGCTGTTCGTGGCCAGCTCCCGGAAGTTCATGCAGGAGACGGAGCTGTCCCGGCACGTCCGGCTCTGGGAGGAGCGCATGGAGCCACTGCTGCGGGAGCAG gAGACCCGTGCCCCGTTCGATGTCCATGCCTACGGGCTGGCACTGACCCGTGGCACTCCTTGa
- the NCAPH2 gene encoding condensin-2 complex subunit H2 isoform X1, translated as MQPRRDSRRDSCQDVPCPALPVSRRQSIPCGILSPELRGLRLSLGRGGGLSSRHSSMDEADSRFLHLLQPIRDLTKNWEVDVAAQLAEYLGELDQISISFDNGKTTMNFLEAAMLIQGSACIYSKKVEHLYMLVHQALDSIFKKKKEKLPASLCLDSRDARAALSGRAKEFLSLDDILETSQASGSMRRNRQRAALSALPMPCRAVNIVRLTPMAVVPLDEAEKKKDPLLSGSGEVLGSRWDFQMNTCASHASGAFLLETAKFCPADLQLEQPLAAATAAPGSGPTEPPSAGCGTAPLPALSVPEEAGAAGPDDDDTAEALGDDMEVTLVPNEHIEAQRATPRSRGYVLRERPPSQDPKAHSKEEPDPWQSLDPFADSEEKPFRKGTPFLVPQGLEYVAGGKRKRRGPRKLQDFMGWFSTAYNTVTEGRKRRKGPTFADLELLYWRHFKERLAAHRKLQSRGEPPWEPELEQQERGADCEEGADDDFVEHKDAEPEASEELGEGSLDPPEPSYEELVRGHVELFVASSRKFMQETELSRHVRLWEERMEPLLREQETRAPFDVRAYGLALTEGCAGPGRWHSLASLVAGQPPFEVCRYLLASLQLANDGVVELAQDAGLEAALDTVRLRPLSARPAHERFQSFQLPSQRDPRPK; from the exons ATGCAGCCTCGCCGGGATTCCCGCAGAGATTCCTGCCAGGATGTGCCCTGCCCCGCGCTCCCGGTGAGCCGCAGGCAGAGCATTCCCTGTGGGATCCTTTCTCCGGAGCTGCGGGGTTTGAGGCTGTCTTTGGGGCGCGGGGGGGGTCTCTCCAGCCGGCATTCCAGCATGGACGAGGCGGATTCCCGCTTCCtgcacctgctgcagcccatccGGGACCTCACCAAGAACTGGGAGGTGGACGTGGCCGCCCAGCTCGCCGAGTACCTGGGGGAG ctggatCAGATCAGCATTTCCTTCGACAACGGGAAAACCACCATGAATTTCCTGGAGGCAGCGATGCTGATCCAGGGCTCCGCCTGCATCTACAGCAAGAAG GTGGAACACCTGTACATGCTGGTCCACCAGGCGCTGGACAGCATCTTCAAGAAAAA GAAGGAGAAGCTTCCCGCCTCCCTGTGCCTCGACAGCCGGGATGCCCGCGCCGCCCTCTCGGGCAGGGCCAAGGAG TTCCTGTCCCTGGATGACATCCTGGAAACCAGCCAGGCCAGCGGGAGCATGAGGAGGAACCGGCAGCGTGCG GCTCTCTCTGCACTTCCCATGCCCTGCCGGGCTGTGAACATCGTTCGCCTGACCCCGATGGCCGTGGTGCCCCTGGACGAGGcggagaagaagaaagatccCCTCTTGAG CGGGAGCGGGGAGGTCCTGGGGAGCCGCTGGGATTTCCAGATGAACACCTGCGCCTCCCACGCCTCCGGCGCCTTCCTGCTGGAGACAGCCAAGTTCTGCCCCGCCgacctgcagctggagcagcccctggctgcagccacag cagctccaggatccGGCCCTACGGAGCCTCCGAGCGCTGGCTGCGGCACGGCCCCGCTGCCGGCACTGAGCGTCCCCGAGGAGGCAG gtgctgcaggaccTGACGATGACGACACTGCCGAGGCCCTGGGGGATGACATGGAAGTGACTCTGGTCCCTAACGAACACATTGAGGCTCAGAGG GCCACGCCCCGGTCCCGGGGGTACGTCCTGCGGGAGAGACCCCCCAGCCAGGACCCCAAAGCCCACAGCAAG gaggagcCGGATCCGTGGCAGAGCCTCGACCCCTTCGCAGACTCCGAGGAGAAGCCCTTTAGGAAAG gGACGCCCTTCCTGGTGCCGCAGGGCCTGGAGTACGTGGCTGGAGgcaagaggaagaggaggggccCGAGGAAGCTCCAGGATTTCATGGGCTGGTTCTCCACAGCCT ATAACACCGTCACAGAGGGCCGGAAAAGGAGGAAGGGCCCCACGTTTGCAG acctggagctgctctACTGGCGGCACTTCAAGGAGCGGCTGGCGGCGCACAGGAAGCTCCAGAGCCGGGGG GAGCCGCCGTGGGAGccggagctggagcagcaggagcgcGGGGCCGACTGCGAGGAAGGGGCAG ACGATGATTTTGTGGAGCACAAGGATGCGGAGCCCGAGGCGTcggaggagctgggggaaggatccctgg ACCCCCCTGAACCCTCATACGAGGAGCTGGTGCGCGGACACGTG GAGCTGTTCGTGGCCAGCTCCCGGAAGTTCATGCAGGAGACGGAGCTGTCCCGGCACGTCCGGCTCTGGGAGGAGCGCATGGAGCCACTGCTGCGGGAGCAG gAGACCCGTGCCCCGTTCGATGTCCGTGCCTACGGGCTGGCGCTGACCGAgggctgcgcggggccgggccggtgGCACTCCCTGGCCAGCCTGGTGGCCGGGCAGCCCCCGTTCGAGGTGTGCCGCTACCTGCTGGCCTCGCTGCAGCTG GCCAACGACGGCGTGGTGGAGCTGGCGCAGGACGCGGGGCTGGAGGCGGCGCTGGACACGGTGCGACTGCGGCCGCTCTCGGCCCGCCCGGCCCACGAGAGGTTCCAGAGCTTCCAGCTGCCCTCCCAGAGGGACCCCCGCCCCAAATAA
- the NCAPH2 gene encoding condensin-2 complex subunit H2 isoform X4, producing MDEADSRFLHLLQPIRDLTKNWEVDVAAQLAEYLGELDQISISFDNGKTTMNFLEAAMLIQGSACIYSKKVEHLYMLVHQALDSIFKKKKEKLPASLCLDSRDARAALSGRAKEFLSLDDILETSQASGSMRRNRQRAALSALPMPCRAVNIVRLTPMAVVPLDEAEKKKDPLLSGSGEVLGSRWDFQMNTCASHASGAFLLETAKFCPADLQLEQPLAAATAAPGSGPTEPPSAGCGTAPLPALSVPEEAGAAGPDDDDTAEALGDDMEVTLVPNEHIEAQRATPRSRGYVLRERPPSQDPKAHSKEEPDPWQSLDPFADSEEKPFRKGTPFLVPQGLEYVAGGKRKRRGPRKLQDFMGWFSTAYNTVTEGRKRRKGPTFADLELLYWRHFKERLAAHRKLQSRGEPPWEPELEQQERGADCEEGADDDFVEHKDAEPEASEELGEGSLDPPEPSYEELVRGHVELFVASSRKFMQETELSRHVRLWEERMEPLLREQETRAPFDVRAYGLALTEGCAGPGRWHSLASLVAGQPPFEVCRYLLASLQLANDGVVELAQDAGLEAALDTVRLRPLSARPAHERFQSFQLPSQRDPRPK from the exons ATGGACGAGGCGGATTCCCGCTTCCtgcacctgctgcagcccatccGGGACCTCACCAAGAACTGGGAGGTGGACGTGGCCGCCCAGCTCGCCGAGTACCTGGGGGAG ctggatCAGATCAGCATTTCCTTCGACAACGGGAAAACCACCATGAATTTCCTGGAGGCAGCGATGCTGATCCAGGGCTCCGCCTGCATCTACAGCAAGAAG GTGGAACACCTGTACATGCTGGTCCACCAGGCGCTGGACAGCATCTTCAAGAAAAA GAAGGAGAAGCTTCCCGCCTCCCTGTGCCTCGACAGCCGGGATGCCCGCGCCGCCCTCTCGGGCAGGGCCAAGGAG TTCCTGTCCCTGGATGACATCCTGGAAACCAGCCAGGCCAGCGGGAGCATGAGGAGGAACCGGCAGCGTGCG GCTCTCTCTGCACTTCCCATGCCCTGCCGGGCTGTGAACATCGTTCGCCTGACCCCGATGGCCGTGGTGCCCCTGGACGAGGcggagaagaagaaagatccCCTCTTGAG CGGGAGCGGGGAGGTCCTGGGGAGCCGCTGGGATTTCCAGATGAACACCTGCGCCTCCCACGCCTCCGGCGCCTTCCTGCTGGAGACAGCCAAGTTCTGCCCCGCCgacctgcagctggagcagcccctggctgcagccacag cagctccaggatccGGCCCTACGGAGCCTCCGAGCGCTGGCTGCGGCACGGCCCCGCTGCCGGCACTGAGCGTCCCCGAGGAGGCAG gtgctgcaggaccTGACGATGACGACACTGCCGAGGCCCTGGGGGATGACATGGAAGTGACTCTGGTCCCTAACGAACACATTGAGGCTCAGAGG GCCACGCCCCGGTCCCGGGGGTACGTCCTGCGGGAGAGACCCCCCAGCCAGGACCCCAAAGCCCACAGCAAG gaggagcCGGATCCGTGGCAGAGCCTCGACCCCTTCGCAGACTCCGAGGAGAAGCCCTTTAGGAAAG gGACGCCCTTCCTGGTGCCGCAGGGCCTGGAGTACGTGGCTGGAGgcaagaggaagaggaggggccCGAGGAAGCTCCAGGATTTCATGGGCTGGTTCTCCACAGCCT ATAACACCGTCACAGAGGGCCGGAAAAGGAGGAAGGGCCCCACGTTTGCAG acctggagctgctctACTGGCGGCACTTCAAGGAGCGGCTGGCGGCGCACAGGAAGCTCCAGAGCCGGGGG GAGCCGCCGTGGGAGccggagctggagcagcaggagcgcGGGGCCGACTGCGAGGAAGGGGCAG ACGATGATTTTGTGGAGCACAAGGATGCGGAGCCCGAGGCGTcggaggagctgggggaaggatccctgg ACCCCCCTGAACCCTCATACGAGGAGCTGGTGCGCGGACACGTG GAGCTGTTCGTGGCCAGCTCCCGGAAGTTCATGCAGGAGACGGAGCTGTCCCGGCACGTCCGGCTCTGGGAGGAGCGCATGGAGCCACTGCTGCGGGAGCAG gAGACCCGTGCCCCGTTCGATGTCCGTGCCTACGGGCTGGCGCTGACCGAgggctgcgcggggccgggccggtgGCACTCCCTGGCCAGCCTGGTGGCCGGGCAGCCCCCGTTCGAGGTGTGCCGCTACCTGCTGGCCTCGCTGCAGCTG GCCAACGACGGCGTGGTGGAGCTGGCGCAGGACGCGGGGCTGGAGGCGGCGCTGGACACGGTGCGACTGCGGCCGCTCTCGGCCCGCCCGGCCCACGAGAGGTTCCAGAGCTTCCAGCTGCCCTCCCAGAGGGACCCCCGCCCCAAATAA
- the NCAPH2 gene encoding condensin-2 complex subunit H2 isoform X2, translating into MQPRRDSRRDSCQDVPCPALPVSRRQSIPCGILSPELRGLRLSLGRGGGLSSRHSSMDEADSRFLHLLQPIRDLTKNWEVDVAAQLAEYLGELDQISISFDNGKTTMNFLEAAMLIQGSACIYSKKVEHLYMLVHQALDSIFKKKKEKLPASLCLDSRDARAALSGRAKEFLSLDDILETSQASGSMRRNRQRAALSALPMPCRAVNIVRLTPMAVVPLDEAEKKKDPLLSGSGEVLGSRWDFQMNTCASHASGAFLLETAKFCPADLQLEQPLAAATAPGSGPTEPPSAGCGTAPLPALSVPEEAGAAGPDDDDTAEALGDDMEVTLVPNEHIEAQRATPRSRGYVLRERPPSQDPKAHSKEEPDPWQSLDPFADSEEKPFRKGTPFLVPQGLEYVAGGKRKRRGPRKLQDFMGWFSTAYNTVTEGRKRRKGPTFADLELLYWRHFKERLAAHRKLQSRGEPPWEPELEQQERGADCEEGADDDFVEHKDAEPEASEELGEGSLDPPEPSYEELVRGHVELFVASSRKFMQETELSRHVRLWEERMEPLLREQETRAPFDVRAYGLALTEGCAGPGRWHSLASLVAGQPPFEVCRYLLASLQLANDGVVELAQDAGLEAALDTVRLRPLSARPAHERFQSFQLPSQRDPRPK; encoded by the exons ATGCAGCCTCGCCGGGATTCCCGCAGAGATTCCTGCCAGGATGTGCCCTGCCCCGCGCTCCCGGTGAGCCGCAGGCAGAGCATTCCCTGTGGGATCCTTTCTCCGGAGCTGCGGGGTTTGAGGCTGTCTTTGGGGCGCGGGGGGGGTCTCTCCAGCCGGCATTCCAGCATGGACGAGGCGGATTCCCGCTTCCtgcacctgctgcagcccatccGGGACCTCACCAAGAACTGGGAGGTGGACGTGGCCGCCCAGCTCGCCGAGTACCTGGGGGAG ctggatCAGATCAGCATTTCCTTCGACAACGGGAAAACCACCATGAATTTCCTGGAGGCAGCGATGCTGATCCAGGGCTCCGCCTGCATCTACAGCAAGAAG GTGGAACACCTGTACATGCTGGTCCACCAGGCGCTGGACAGCATCTTCAAGAAAAA GAAGGAGAAGCTTCCCGCCTCCCTGTGCCTCGACAGCCGGGATGCCCGCGCCGCCCTCTCGGGCAGGGCCAAGGAG TTCCTGTCCCTGGATGACATCCTGGAAACCAGCCAGGCCAGCGGGAGCATGAGGAGGAACCGGCAGCGTGCG GCTCTCTCTGCACTTCCCATGCCCTGCCGGGCTGTGAACATCGTTCGCCTGACCCCGATGGCCGTGGTGCCCCTGGACGAGGcggagaagaagaaagatccCCTCTTGAG CGGGAGCGGGGAGGTCCTGGGGAGCCGCTGGGATTTCCAGATGAACACCTGCGCCTCCCACGCCTCCGGCGCCTTCCTGCTGGAGACAGCCAAGTTCTGCCCCGCCgacctgcagctggagcagcccctggctgcagccacag ctccaggatccGGCCCTACGGAGCCTCCGAGCGCTGGCTGCGGCACGGCCCCGCTGCCGGCACTGAGCGTCCCCGAGGAGGCAG gtgctgcaggaccTGACGATGACGACACTGCCGAGGCCCTGGGGGATGACATGGAAGTGACTCTGGTCCCTAACGAACACATTGAGGCTCAGAGG GCCACGCCCCGGTCCCGGGGGTACGTCCTGCGGGAGAGACCCCCCAGCCAGGACCCCAAAGCCCACAGCAAG gaggagcCGGATCCGTGGCAGAGCCTCGACCCCTTCGCAGACTCCGAGGAGAAGCCCTTTAGGAAAG gGACGCCCTTCCTGGTGCCGCAGGGCCTGGAGTACGTGGCTGGAGgcaagaggaagaggaggggccCGAGGAAGCTCCAGGATTTCATGGGCTGGTTCTCCACAGCCT ATAACACCGTCACAGAGGGCCGGAAAAGGAGGAAGGGCCCCACGTTTGCAG acctggagctgctctACTGGCGGCACTTCAAGGAGCGGCTGGCGGCGCACAGGAAGCTCCAGAGCCGGGGG GAGCCGCCGTGGGAGccggagctggagcagcaggagcgcGGGGCCGACTGCGAGGAAGGGGCAG ACGATGATTTTGTGGAGCACAAGGATGCGGAGCCCGAGGCGTcggaggagctgggggaaggatccctgg ACCCCCCTGAACCCTCATACGAGGAGCTGGTGCGCGGACACGTG GAGCTGTTCGTGGCCAGCTCCCGGAAGTTCATGCAGGAGACGGAGCTGTCCCGGCACGTCCGGCTCTGGGAGGAGCGCATGGAGCCACTGCTGCGGGAGCAG gAGACCCGTGCCCCGTTCGATGTCCGTGCCTACGGGCTGGCGCTGACCGAgggctgcgcggggccgggccggtgGCACTCCCTGGCCAGCCTGGTGGCCGGGCAGCCCCCGTTCGAGGTGTGCCGCTACCTGCTGGCCTCGCTGCAGCTG GCCAACGACGGCGTGGTGGAGCTGGCGCAGGACGCGGGGCTGGAGGCGGCGCTGGACACGGTGCGACTGCGGCCGCTCTCGGCCCGCCCGGCCCACGAGAGGTTCCAGAGCTTCCAGCTGCCCTCCCAGAGGGACCCCCGCCCCAAATAA